A DNA window from Mytilus trossulus isolate FHL-02 unplaced genomic scaffold, PNRI_Mtr1.1.1.hap1 h1tg000024l__unscaffolded, whole genome shotgun sequence contains the following coding sequences:
- the LOC134699046 gene encoding endonuclease/exonuclease/phosphatase family domain-containing protein 1-like → MEIPNSKKRRLSESMENILKVLEPIINIIKSYSRPTVTPFKFRHGRKGVVRIASWNIERFYEEKANNPGVKEVVCMTILENGFSLIAFQELADKKALEKICEELNSPSLSCTKNWPGHRGKWQHVVSDATGRMYQSMAYNGFLYDTARGITLNHSALLEKPNNSSKPFTRAPFIGTFKIKKFDCIIASVHLKATGFDNEDLERLQKEIDKVPEVIDAIEKQYPGEEDILMLGDFNLDPKMEDFDIMREKEYSNCVPVGEFTNISNSNPEGSQIYDHIWISSRTNKAFSGNSGVIRKNLTSPLIPNGWSWGGVVSDHCPVWTELYTGKDYDSADLRIIPDTSFTLTG, encoded by the exons ATGGAGATACCTAATAGCAAAAAAAGGCGTTTATCCGAATCCatggaaaatatattaaagGTATTAGAACCCATCATTAACATAATTAAATCATATTCTCGACCAACAGTGACACCATTTAAGTTTAGACATGGACGAAAAGGTGTAGTACGAATAGCTAGTTGGAATATAGAAAGATTCTATGAAGAAAAAGCTAATAATCCAGGAGTTAAAGAAGTTGTATGTATGACAATCCTGGAAAATGG atttagtTTAATAGCATTTCAAGAGCTGGCTGATAAAAAGGCCCTGGAAAAG ATTTGTGAAGAACTAAATAGTCCATCTTTATCCTGTACAAAGAATTGGCCAGGACATCGTGGCAAGTGGCAGCATGTAGTATCAGATGCTACTGGGAGGATGTACCAA AGTATGGCGTACAATGGCTTTTTATACGACACCGCAAGGGGGATAACATTAAATCATTCAGCGTTGCTAGAAAAACCAAATAACTCATCTAAACCATTTACTAGGGCACCATTTATTGGAACGTTTAAG ATCAAAAAATTTGATTGTATAATAGCGAGTGTACATCTAAAAGCTACTGGTTTCGATAATGAAGACTTAGAAAGGCTTCAGAAGGAGATAGATAAAGTACCTGAAGTGATAGATGCCATAGAAAAACAATATCCAG GAGAGGAGGATATCCTTATGTTAGGAGATTTCAATTTAGACCCAAAAATGGAAG ACTTTGATATTATGAGAGAGAAAGAATATAGTAACTGTGTTCCAGTTGGTGAGTTTACGAACATCAGCAATAGCAACCCTGAAGGTAGTCAGATTTATGATCATATATGGATAAGTAGCAGAACAAATAAGGCATTTTCAG GTAATTCAGGTGTTATTAGAAAAAATCTGACAAGTCCATTGATACCTAACGGATGGTCGTGGGGAGGTGTTGTCAGTGACCACTGTCCAGTTTGGACAGAGCTATACACAGGGAAAGACTATGACTCGGCAGATCTGAGAATTATTCCGGATACAAGTTTTACCCTTACTGGTTGA